The genomic DNA CCACCCAGGCTGCAAGTTTATCCCACTCGTCAATGTCGCGGCCATAGATTGAGATGCGCCACTCGACGAATTGGTACTTGCTCGCCTCCAGATCCGAAATGACTTCCTTAGTAATCTCAGCTAGATATCGGCCCTTGACAAAGTTGTCTGTCTTGAGAAAGATGGTTCGTAAACGTGACTCGCCAATGGGGTTGTACTTTAGATTGAACTTGTCGAAACGATGGAACGAATCCGTGTGCGCCTATATGGTCAGAATGTTCTCATACGTCGGAAATCATACTTACGTGCATGTCCAATGTGTCGATACTCAAATCGTAGGCTGTCAGATTAATCGATTCAAACACTTCTCTCAGTGTGAGATGCTTGCCGTCACGGAACAAGACTACTTCATCTGGCGACTTCTTCATCTTGGACTTGATAAAGCGCAATAAATGCTTTTGGTTCATGCACGCCGAATGGTGAACGTGAGTGTCGACTTTTCGCACGTTGTAGAAATCTCTATGGGGGACCTTTTTCGTGTCGGCCGTCTCTTGGTACTCATTCAGCAAGTAGTAAAGGTTAAACTTTCCCTCCAGATACTGCAGCCGACGGAAAGCAAAGCTTTTGCTAGGACCATCCGAGGAAATGTCAAGGATTGAGTCGAGATCGATGTAAAATTCACGCAATGTGGGAATAGACACAATAGGCGTGTCGAGCTCAGCGGATTTGGCCGTCTCATACACTTGATATACACCGCTATCGTCCAGACGAAACGACATCTCTCCAGGACCCGGTACTGGCAAACATTCTTCCAAGTGAAAGTCCTCGCCAATGTTGGTACCCATTTTGCGAGGTGGTTTAGGTGGCTCAGATGGCTCCAAAACGCCACTATTCTGCATGCTGCTAGTGCCTGCGTTGCGGCGCTCCTTGGAAAGGTCGTTCCATACGGGTTCAGGGGGAGATGGGTAGATGCGCCAAGCGGGGTCATCTTTGGGGTTGTCGAAGCTGCGTTGCAAAGACAAGCGAATATACTTGTGACGTAGGTCCAGCACCTTTTGGATGTTTGTGTAGATTGAGCTAAGCTCCGCTGTGATGCTGGAATCCGACATGGCAAAGCCTCCGGCTCCTGTTCCAACACCAATACCTGCGCCTGCGCCGTGTATACCTTCTTCAGCCAGAAGAGGCTTTTCCTCGTGCGGGAGGGCGGGGTGCTGGGCATGCGAACGAGCCTTTTGATCGGCATGCAGAAAGGTGTCACCGTCGTCGTAGGTACCTGCAGCATTGGCGCCATGTTGAGTCATGTGCCGGCGTGGCTCCTGTGACTGTTCTGTGTGTGACAAGCCGATGGGTAGGTTGGACCGGTGCCCTTGGTGGGCATGGCTCACGTTGCTCTTCCGCGACCGCACGCTCTCAGCTGTGCTGAGAAAGTCAACGCCATCTGTGGCGCCCATGGTGACGGGAAACGTCTTTGCCCGCATGGCAGGGCTATACACGTCTCCCGCCTGTGAACCCCCATACTGAGTCTCGAGCTGATGACGCTGGTAGAACTGCTTGGCCTCGGTGTGGCTCATTTGCTTGTCAGCCGTATAGTCATAAAAGGCGGTTCGGCGCTGCTTGTCGCGGGGAAGCATGCCATTGCCATCCTCGTCGGCGCTCGCATCCGCCGCTGCAGTCGCACCGTGCTTCAGTTCGGTGCCGTCTCCAGCTTCGGGGTCTGAGTAGTCAAGGCCCAGCTCCTCTTCCTCTGAGGAAAGCATCTGGTCATCGTGGGCGGGACCAAAGTCGGGCGACCCATCTCCGTCGGCAGAAAAGGCTCCTGGCGGCAACATCAGTATCCTCGTCTTCTGTATGACCAGATTGACATGTACTACCTTTCAGCATGGTGCTCTTAGGGGGGTGGTAGTTGTGGCTAGAGCGAACACAAACTTTAGAACAAGACACACGAGAACGCGCCTCGGAGTCGGCCGCTCTGTCGCCTGACTCGGTAGCATTTTGGAAATTATGGGTTCAATGACTACATGGTACATGTTTCTAAGTGCCCTGGCAGGAATACGTAACAGCAGCGAGCAAGCTTATTGAGGCCATGGCTAGGAACGATGCATTCGGGCAAGTTGCTAGCACGACTGGTGATGGTACCAATCCGGAGTTAAGTCAACCGATCCATTACAAGTACTTGCATCGACTTCACTATCCCTTCACACACTAGCACTAGAAATAACACTTGAAGTAAAGCACGCGGGGTACCCATCTCGCTTAGAGCACGGGGAAGGGGGAAGGTGACGTCGACGACACGTGAAATTATCCGAAATTGAAAAGGCATCATTGGTCACGTGCCGGACTTTCTTCTAGCGTGCTTCAATTATCCCTACCAAAAATTTCCAGCAAAACGAGACAGATACAGGACGACTATCGCAACTTTTGCCAAATCGCCCACCATGTAAGTCCCGCGTCGATTGACTAATGTCCATGTACTCATGTTACAATTCAGGTTTCTTCTTCGCCGCACTGCCGTCCGCGCCATCAGCGCATCGCCTTCCAAGACATTTCTTGCGAAGCCGCGAAGCATCAACACCATTACCCCATCCGCCTTTCGCCTTCGACAACCCACCTGGTCAATTGCTTCCTTCCAGAGGAGATTCGCCAGCGATGACGTGACCAAGACAGAAGAGGCGCAGACCAGCGATGAGAACTTTGCGCAAACAGCAGCAGAGGCACCAGTTGAGGAGAACCTGACGCCTGCACAAGAAGAGGCTCAGGCCGACCCCAAGGATGAGTCTGCTACTATCGGCGTAGATGCACTGGAAGCAGCTACCAACAGACCCACGACCATGGGCAGGCAGTCGAGGCAATCCAGGAACACGGAACCAAACAAGATGTTATATATTGGCAACTTGTACTACGAGGTCACGGCTGACCAGCTGAAGCGTGTCTTCTCACGCTTCGGTGAGGTTGAGTCGGTCAAGATCGTTTACGACAACAGAGGCCTCAGCAGAGGGTAAATTACTTGACCCCACTTGACACTCTCTTTACTGACTCAGGTGTTAGTTTCGGATACGTCGAGTTTGCAAACATGGCTGATGCGCAGGCGGCCATTGACAACCTCGACATGCAGGTCTTTGAGGGTCGCAACATGGTCGTCCAGTACCACCAGCCCAAGCCCAACTCCATGTCGCGCAACGCTTCTGGCAGCTTCGATGCCAACGCTCCCTCCAAGACTCTCTTCATCGGTAACATGTCGTTTGAGATGTCAGACAAGGACCTTAACGATCTCTTCCGTGACATTCGAAACGTCATGGATGTGCGCGTTGCCATTGACAGGAGAACGGGTCAGCCCAGAGGTTTTGCCCATGCCGACTTCATCGACGTAGCCAGCGCCACCAAGGCCAAGGAAGTGCTCAGTGAGAAGGTCATTTACGGACGACAGCTTCGCATCGACTACAGCAAGCCGGGTACGAGCGAGCAGCGGGGAAAGCGCGCCGATTCTACCCAGGATTAAAGCCGGCGTAGTAAAAAGGAGGCGTGAACAGCGTGGAGAGTGGAGATACCAGGACCGCTTCGTGCTCCTATGACGGATGATGGGTTCGGAGATGGTCGATATATCTGTACGATTTTCACGACTGGCATGTTTGCCTCATTTGTTGCGTAATGTGAGGGTAAATAGGTCTCATGTATCATAAGGGCAGCGTCCGGCGTTGTTActctcctcttctttggCATGCAGCTCGGGTGGATAATTGCCGTATAAAAGGAAATCCACATTGCACTACAACTACAAACCATACAAATACCGTGCTTGACATGTGCCGCTACATGACCAAACTTCAAAGGTTAATGTTGGCCGACAACGGGTGTGGCGGCCAGGAACAGCGGAACGGCGACCTCGGCTCTGCCCCGCGTACCATCCATCACTCGGCATCTGTTGCTGATCAATTAAGTCGGTCGACGCGTCTTCCgcccaacccaaccccaactTGTACACTTGGTCCCTTTCTCTTCCCTTAGATTCGCCTCAACTGTTTCATACCCAAATTTCTTACCTTTCTCGCAATGTCTTTTCTCGGCGGCGCAGAATGCTCCACGGGCGCCAACCCGCTCAGTCAATTCACCAAACATGTACAAGATGACAAGTCGTTGCAGAGAGACCGCCTGGTCGGGCGGGGGCCGGGCGGAATGCAAGAGGGCATGCGAAGCCAGCAAATGGGCGGCCCGTCAGATGCTGTAGGTGGCGGTCACAGCAGCACATGCAAGTTCCGCTAACATGAGGCGGTAGATGATGAACGAATTCATGAACCAGAATGCTCAACTTCCACAAGGACCCGGGCCGGCCTCCCCGTTCGCCATGGAGCAGATGCGCAGAGAGTTGGAACGCGTACAGCAGCACAGCCCTTCGCCAGCATGGGCCGCCGAGTTCGATCCAGGCATGCAAGCACCGCAGATGGGACCAGCCATGCAGGAAAGGCCGGCTGGCTTCAACCCCGCAGAGTTCGCGCAGTTCCAGCAAATGAACTCGACGGCTCGGACAGCAAGCCCAACCACAGCCTCACAGCCCTCCATGTCGGGATACCAGCGTCCCATGTACGGCATGGGCATGAACGGCATGGGAATGGGCATGGGAATGGGCGGAATGGGCATGATGCAACAGCCATATGCGCCGCAAAACTTCCAACAACCCATGCAAGAGGGCAAGGGCAAAGGGCGCATGGTGGAGCTCGACGACCAAGACTGGGAGGCCCAGTTCGCCGAGCTGGAGAAGACGGACGACCTGAGTGCTCTAGACGCCGAGGCGAACAAGGCCATGGAGGCTGAGCTGAACGAAATGGACAGGTCAGTAGAGAAAGATGCCGTCGACTTTGACGATTTCGAGTCCATTTGGAAGGGAATCCAAGCTGAGACTGAACACGCTAGGCAACTGGTAAACGAGGAGAATTATGTTGAAGGACACATGGGCGACCTCGACCAGTGGGAGAACTTCGATGGGCTCAACACGCAGTCTGTCCGCGATCCCGCCATGGGCGACTACCTATTCGAAGACGAAAACCTCTTCAAGGCCGTCACGAACCCGTTTGAAGAGGGCGTCAAGATTATGGAAAACGGCGGAAACCTCTCCTTGGCCGCGTTAGCCTTTGAAGCTGCAGTCCAGAAAGATCCAAACCATATCGCAGCCTGGGTCCGACTGGGCGAGTCCCAAGCCCAAAACGAAAAAGAAACACCCGCCATCCGCGCGCTAGAACACGCCCTCAAGCAAGACCCCTCCAACCTAGAAGCCCTCATGGGCCTCGCCGTATCCTACACAAACGAAGGCTACGAAAGCACCGCGTACCGCACGCTCGAGCGCTGGCTCGCCACAAAATACCCCTCTTTAATCAAAGAAGCCCTCTCTTCCGACGCCGAAATGGGCTTCACAGACCGCCACCTCCTCcacgaaaaagtaacaaaCCTCTTCATCCAAGCCGCACAACTCTCCCCCTCGGGCGAGCAAATGGACCCAGACGTCCAAGTCGGCCTCGGCGTCCTCTTCTACGGCGTGGAGGAATACGACAAAGCCGTCGACTGCTTCGGCGCCGCCCTCGCCTCGACCGAATCTGGCGTCTCAAACTCTTCCTCTCAGGTCCACCTCCTCTGGAACCGGCTCGGCGCTACCCTCGCAAACTCCGGTCGCAGCGAGGAAGCTATAGACGCTTACTCGCGCGCCCTCGCCCTACGCCCTAATTTCGTACGAGCAAGGTATAACCTCGGTGTCTCGTGTATTAATATCGGCTGTTACACGGAAGCCGCGCAGCATTTGCTCGGCGCGCTAGCTATGCACAAGGTTGTGGAGCAGGAGGGGAAAGAGCGCGCGAGAGAGGTTGTCGGCGACGGCGTGTCGGAGTCGCAGCTTGATAACATGATTCATCAGAATCAGAGCACCAATCTTTATGATACGCTTAGGCGGGTGTTTGG from Pyrenophora tritici-repentis strain M4 chromosome 8, whole genome shotgun sequence includes the following:
- a CDS encoding Add, Adenosine deaminase, yielding MLKGAFSADGDGSPDFGPAHDDQMLSSEEEELGLDYSDPEAGDGTELKHGATAAADASADEDGNGMLPRDKQRRTAFYDYTADKQMSHTEAKQFYQRHQLETQYGGSQAGDVYSPAMRAKTFPVTMGATDGVDFLSTAESVRSRKSNVSHAHQGHRSNLPIGLSHTEQSQEPRRHMTQHGANAAGTYDDGDTFLHADQKARSHAQHPALPHEEKPLLAEEGIHGAGAGIGVGTGAGGFAMSDSSITAELSSIYTNIQKVLDLRHKYIRLSLQRSFDNPKDDPAWRIYPSPPEPVWNDLSKERRNAGTSSMQNSGVLEPSEPPKPPRKMGTNIGEDFHLEECLPVPGPGEMSFRLDDSGVYQVYETAKSAELDTPIVSIPTLREFYIDLDSILDISSDGPSKSFAFRRLQYLEGKFNLYYLLNEYQETADTKKVPHRDFYNVRKVDTHVHHSACMNQKHLLRFIKSKMKKSPDEVVLFRDGKHLTLREVFESINLTAYDLSIDTLDMHAHTDSFHRFDKFNLKYNPIGESRLRTIFLKTDNFVKGRYLAEITKEVISDLEASKYQFVEWRISIYGRDIDEWDKLAAWVVDNKLFSPNVRWLIQVPRLFDVYKATGLMDNFQQVIVNVFQPLFEVTKDPSSHPKLHIFLQRVIGFDSVDDESKVERRVYRKFPFPNEWSTKQNPPYSYWMYYLFANMSSLNVWRKQRGFNTFLLRPHCGEAGDTDHLAAAVLCCHSISHGLLLRKVPLLQYIFYLEQIGVAMSPLSNNALFLAYERNPFLSYFRRGLNVSLSTDDPLQFAFTKEPLIEEYSVAAQIYKLSAVDMCELAKHSVEQSGFEHVVKQKWLGGNYHLPGVAGNDMARSNVPSIREAFRHETLMGELAMIDRYTRAAQSALTRSNLQPGVPQTPKSFPQGPTSPTNPSATDPASQPLFSRLPPAMASRLKPAATPSVVTDSASLLGHAPSSPPTLSSSTLDGGAATAGTTGAAAVSRHQRRRSSEITINPSTMAPPPQQSMDTQTQGHEDPEQGLVRSTSSVTLDGEPRLFPGLVSSRSRRRSGRTSQVEEGGGVGVGGGVGSRAAFRGVWGRQMLLWRRGGVRGRIRF
- a CDS encoding RNA-binding protein (RRM domain) is translated as MLQFRFLLRRTAVRAISASPSKTFLAKPRSINTITPSAFRLRQPTWSIASFQRRFASDDVTKTEEAQTSDENFAQTAAEAPVEENLTPAQEEAQADPKDESATIGVDALEAATNRPTTMGRQSRQSRNTEPNKMLYIGNLYYEVTADQLKRVFSRFGEVESVKIVYDNRGLSRGFGYVEFANMADAQAAIDNLDMQVFEGRNMVVQYHQPKPNSMSRNASGSFDANAPSKTLFIGNMSFEMSDKDLNDLFRDIRNVMDVRVAIDRRTGQPRGFAHADFIDVASATKAKEVLSEKVIYGRQLRIDYSKPGTSEQRGKRADSTQD